The following is a genomic window from Streptomyces sp. NBC_01381.
CGCGAGGCCCGTGACACCGATCTGGGCTGACGTACTGCTCATGCCGTGGCTCCTGGAAGTGCTGCTGGAAGTGCTTCTGGAGGTACTGCTGTAGGTGCTTCTGGAGTGTTCCTGGAAGTGGAAGCGCCGATGGTGTTCGCCAGTATTGCCCCGCGGCGTAGCGTGACATTCCGACACTGTCTCCGACGAAGGAGCCGCCCGTGCCCCATTTCGACATGCCGCTGGACGAACTCCGCCGCTACCGGCCCGATCTGACGGAGCCGGACGACTTCGACGCGTTCTGGGAGAAGACCCTTTCGGCGGCACGCGAGCACGACCTGGAAGCGCGCTTCGACCCCGTGGACGTTCCGCTGAGCACGGTCGACGTCTTCGACGTGACGTACGCCGGGTTCGGCGGCCACCCCGTCAAAGGCTGGCTGATTCTGCCCGCGGGGACGAGCGAGCCGCTGCCCGCCGTCGTCCAGTACATCGGCTACGGCGGCGGACGCGGACTTCCCCACGAGCGTCTGCTGTGGTCGGCGGCGGGCTTCGCGCACTTCGTGATGGACACCCGGGGCCAGGGCAGCGGCGGTTCGGTGGGCGACACCCCGGATCCGGTCGGCAGCGGACCGGCGTATCCGGGCTATATGACGCGCGGCATCGAGGACCCGCACGAGTACTACTACCGCCGCGTCTTCACCGACGGTGTACGTGCCGTCGAGGCGGCCCGCGCCCATCCGCTGGTCGACGGCTCGCGGGTGGCCGCGATCGGCGGCAGCCAGGGCGGCGGCATCACGCTCGCCGTCGGCGGGCTCGTCCCTGACCTGGCGGCGATCGCGTGCGACGTGCCGTTCCTGTGCGACTTCCCGCGCGCGACGACCCTCACCGACCGGCCGCCATATAGAGAGATCGCTCTCTATATGAAGGCGAGGCGCGGCTCCGAAGAGAGCGTCTTCGGGACGCTCTCCTACTTCGACGGCGTGCACTTCGCGGCGCGGGGCCGGGCACCCGCGCTCTTCTCGGCGGGCCTGGAGGACCTCACGTGCCCGCCGTCCACGGTGTTCGCCGCCCACAACGCGTATGCGGGGGCAGAGCGGTCGATGGAGGTGTACGCCTTCAACGACCACGAGGGCGGCGGCCCCCACCAGCAAGGTGTCCAACTCCGCTGGCTCGCCGAGCACTTGACGGCATGACCGGCCGGAGTCCCTTCGGCCTCGCACCCTTGTCATGGATCGGTCGGAGCGGCTAACTTGCCGCTTTGTCGTGTGTCTGATGTGACCAGTCCGGCCCGACCGTTCCGACCTGACGTGATGTGTGTGACCGAGGGGGCTCTCATGGCCGTACGCGGCCGGCACCGCCGGTATCAGCCGAACCGGATCAACCGAGCGTCGCTGACCGTCACGGCGGGCGGCGCGGGGATGGCGCTTCCGCTGATCGGCACCGGGACGGCGAACGCCGCCGACGTCGACACCTGGAACAAGGTCGCGGCGTGCGAGTCCACCAGCAACTGGAGCATCAACACCGGCAACGGCTACTACGGCGGCCTCCAGTTCAAGCAGTCCACCTGGGAGGCGTACGGCGGCACCGCCTACGCCCCGCGCGCCGACCGCGCCACCAAGGACCAGCAGATCGCCGTCGCCGAGAAGGTCCTTGAGGCGCAGGGGCCGCGGGCCTGGCCGGTCTGCTCCGAGCGGGCGGGCCTGACCCGGGGCGGCGACGCGCCGGACGTCACGCCGATGGGCGCGCCCAAGAAGGCTGCGAAGGCGCCCCAGCGCGAGGTCAAGGACGTCAAGCCGGAGGTGACACCGCAGTCCACCGCCGGAACCGCCCGGATGTACACCGTCGTACGCGGCGACACGCTCTCCGGTATCGCCGACGAACGCCGAGTGGGCGGCGGCTGGCGGCAGTTGTACGACACCAACCGCGAGGTCATCGGCTCCGACCCCGACCTGATCACACCGGGCCAGCGGCTCTCGCTGCACGCCGCGCAGAAGCAGAAGAAGAGCGGCCAGCCGGAGGCGGGCCACCGCACCGAGCCGAAGCAGCGGGCCGAGCCCAAGCCGAAGGCCGAGCCCAAGCCGAAGCCCAGGGCCGAGCCGAAGCAGCGGGCCGAACCGAAGCCGAAGCCCAAGGCCGAGCCCCGCAAGGCGAAGCCGGCCCAGGCCGCCCAGGGCTTCTCCGCCCCGGTGGCCGCGTCGCCCAGCACGCCCTACCGCGCGGCGGGCGGTTCCTGGTCGAAGGGCTACCACACGGGAGTCGACTTCCCCGTGGCCACCGGCACCTCCGTGAAGGCCGTCGCCGGGGGCACGGTCGTGTCGTCCGGCTGGGGCGGCTCGTACGGCTACGAAGTGGTGATCCGGCACGCCGACGGCAAGTACTCCCAGTACGGCCATCTCTCGGCGCTCACGGTGAAGGCGGGGCAGAAGGTCGGCGCCGGGCAGCGGATAGCGCGCTCGGGGTCCACGGGCAACAGCACGGGCCCGCATCTGCACTTCGAGATCCGGACGGGGCCCGGCTTCGGCTCGGACGTCGATCCGCTGGCCTATCTGCGCGCGGGCGGCGTACGGATCTGAGCGACGCTCCCGAAACGCCGGAAGCCCCCTGAGTCCGAGACTCAGGGGGCTTCACAACGGGCATCGAATGATGCTCCGACGAGGCTTCAGGAGCCGATGCGTTCCCGGTGATGGCGGGTGTGGCGGAACAGTACCCGCCGGTGCGGACCGGGCGTGGGCTGTGCGGGCACGGCAGGCAGCTCGTGCGCCCGCACATCCCCGGCGTCCGCGACGGGCTCCGCGGGCACGGGCCCGCCCTTGGCCACCGGCACGCTCGCCCCGGGCGCCGGCTGGCCCTCCGTGGCGATCCGCTCCGTGGTCAGCAGGATCAGACCGCCCGCGGCGACGACGCCGAAGCCCAGCGCGACAGCCATACCCGCGGTGCCGTAGCGGAACGATTCGCCGAAGAGCGTGAGCCCCACCGCGGCCGCCACGACCGGATTCACCACCGTCACCGTGGACAGCGGCGCCGCGAGGCCCGCACCGCGGTACGAGGCCTGCGAGATGAGCACCCCTGCGCCCGCGAGGACGGCGATAACACCAAGGCTCGGCAGCTGCTGCGTCAGCGGCTCGTGTTCCGACCAGTCCACCGCGACGGTCTTGGTGAACACCGATGCGATGCCGAAGGCCACGCCCGCCGCGCCGGCCAGCAGCACACTGCGCACCACCGGATGCCGGTGCACGGCGTGTGCGAGCACCATCAGGGCCAGGACGGCGCCGCCGGTGGCGAGCGCCACCATGACCCGCTCGGCGTCGTCGAGGGACTGCGCGTCC
Proteins encoded in this region:
- a CDS encoding acetylxylan esterase; its protein translation is MPHFDMPLDELRRYRPDLTEPDDFDAFWEKTLSAAREHDLEARFDPVDVPLSTVDVFDVTYAGFGGHPVKGWLILPAGTSEPLPAVVQYIGYGGGRGLPHERLLWSAAGFAHFVMDTRGQGSGGSVGDTPDPVGSGPAYPGYMTRGIEDPHEYYYRRVFTDGVRAVEAARAHPLVDGSRVAAIGGSQGGGITLAVGGLVPDLAAIACDVPFLCDFPRATTLTDRPPYREIALYMKARRGSEESVFGTLSYFDGVHFAARGRAPALFSAGLEDLTCPPSTVFAAHNAYAGAERSMEVYAFNDHEGGGPHQQGVQLRWLAEHLTA
- a CDS encoding transglycosylase family protein; protein product: MAVRGRHRRYQPNRINRASLTVTAGGAGMALPLIGTGTANAADVDTWNKVAACESTSNWSINTGNGYYGGLQFKQSTWEAYGGTAYAPRADRATKDQQIAVAEKVLEAQGPRAWPVCSERAGLTRGGDAPDVTPMGAPKKAAKAPQREVKDVKPEVTPQSTAGTARMYTVVRGDTLSGIADERRVGGGWRQLYDTNREVIGSDPDLITPGQRLSLHAAQKQKKSGQPEAGHRTEPKQRAEPKPKAEPKPKPRAEPKQRAEPKPKPKAEPRKAKPAQAAQGFSAPVAASPSTPYRAAGGSWSKGYHTGVDFPVATGTSVKAVAGGTVVSSGWGGSYGYEVVIRHADGKYSQYGHLSALTVKAGQKVGAGQRIARSGSTGNSTGPHLHFEIRTGPGFGSDVDPLAYLRAGGVRI
- a CDS encoding DMT family transporter translates to MSALTVAVLLSLVSAVAYAGGAILQERVAVTTPERRYAPLRRGMWWVAIALNSLGALLHVVALAYGPLSVVQPLGALTIVFALPMAALFVRRKAGATAWRGAIMATVGLAGLLSLTQAADAQSLDDAERVMVALATGGAVLALMVLAHAVHRHPVVRSVLLAGAAGVAFGIASVFTKTVAVDWSEHEPLTQQLPSLGVIAVLAGAGVLISQASYRGAGLAAPLSTVTVVNPVVAAAVGLTLFGESFRYGTAGMAVALGFGVVAAGGLILLTTERIATEGQPAPGASVPVAKGGPVPAEPVADAGDVRAHELPAVPAQPTPGPHRRVLFRHTRHHRERIGS